The Glycine max cultivar Williams 82 chromosome 3, Glycine_max_v4.0, whole genome shotgun sequence sequence ATTTTCTGTATTTGAAACTGTCCAACACTGGAAATCGGATTTTTCTCAAACCGTTTTGCTAGTGCCCTAAGATAGCATGAGTTCTTTTCTTAAAGGATAAAACTTAGATGCAGTTCCATAGGTGTATTTGTTGCTGTCCTCTTATTAAATTGGAGTTTCACCTCGGTAATCTATGTGATAAAGGTTTGCATTATAGGTCAGCATAGGTTATCAAAGTGAAATTTCTGTTCTGATCAGAGAACAGCACCAAAAAGCACTTCAGCACCTGAGTTTTGAATGTCGTAGCATGTTGGCGAGAGTTTTCTATAGAGTCATAGTTTTGTTGGTATGTTAGTGGGTCTTTGCTTACTATGACTtttgtttagaacttgtaagtTGACACTTAACACTGCGATTATGGTTAAAGATTGATTAGATTAAAAGAAAGAGATGCTGGTGCTTGACATACACTGTAGGGGTACTACATTAGTGGTCTCACCTAGTTTGTCACTTGTTATTGCAGCAATACTATTGCTTCATTTGTCTTTCCTTGCAAAGGATTTTATTTTGCTAAGTTTGTTTTACTTCAAATGTACTAAGATGGAAAAAATGTCTGGATTTCATCGCTTTTAGGTAAGGTTTTGCCatcatttcattttatgttgattgtctttgtattgtttgttttaagtaGTCATGTCCTTTTCTGCGGAGATATCTCAAATATCATTGACTCCttgtcaaaaataaatatgcaaaaaatAAACTCATGATTGTGTTTTCTGCTCTGCCTGTAGGTCCGAGGTTTATGTGAGAAGGCTAAGGAGATTTTAACGGATGAAAGTAATGTTCAGGTGCAACCCTTTCTTCCAGTCTTTTAACTTATGCCTTCATTTTATTGATGTTGTTTTCTATTTCTTAAACATTGATATTACTTGCATGACTGTTGTTCCATCTGCTGCTTGCTTTGCACGAATAAATTTTAAGTCAGAAATGAGCTATTGAACTTTATCATTTTCATCTTGTATTTGGGTTCATTGATTCATTCATCTAATGCCATTGCTTTTAAGTTTTCGAGCCTGTTTTCTGGAGGAGGATCTAATTTTTGCAATCTCTTTCATGAAATACCTAATTTGCTTTTGCTATACATCTAATGCCATTGCTTTTAAGTGTGTCTGTTAATTACTAGTTTCTTGTCTAATTTTTTCTTGGGGGTTTCTCTCCTGTACCACAGCCTGTTAAAAGCCCTGTGACAATTTGTGGCGATATTCATGGGCAGTTTCATGATCTTGCTGAACTGTTTCGAATTGGAGGGAAGGTATAATTTCTGACTatgtatttcttttgttttcaattttctatTTCAGCTGGGGAATGTCTTAACTAAACTAATTCAGACCTGTCAAAGAAAAAGCTTTCAGAGATTGAAGTGCATCAGAGGTATTGAGGAGTAAATTGTAAAATTCAGGAACTACTCATTGACTCCACTGTGAccctaattaatattttgttaaagtttgttaacattttattttctgaaaatgtaTTATGTGAAATATTTTGTCAGCTTCTGGATAATATTTTTTGCTGAGTATTTAGGAATGGATTCTAAATATACCTGTTTTGTTTGCAGTGTCCAGATACTAACTACTTGTTTATGGGTGATTATGTGGACCGGGGTTATTATTCAGTTGAGACTGTGTCAGTAAGTACAATTACAACCAAGATAAacttatttgattttcttttcggatgttttttttttaaaatgtgttgTTCCTCTTTGCCCCAAACCTCCGGGGTATGTTTCTGTGTTATTCATGCATTAGGATGTGATCACCTATCAGGTAGGAAATTGCTCTCAAGCGGTTGTTCATGAAGTTTGTATGAGCTGTGAGCTTTAAGTTGTCTCTTGCTGTTaggatgaaaatagaaaatgggaCTATGCCCAAGTGGTAGATAGTTCAGGGTTTAGAATGTGCTGCAAAGGTAAATAAGGGAATTCAATTATATAGCAAATGTTTTTCAATGTGTCAATATTTAGAAGGCTCACAGAGATGAAAGGTGGATTGCATATGCATCAAAATTATATAGAAGTTTGCATTATCTtacaatcattttttaagattaGGTTTTCAGCATCAACTTTTCAACTTGTAAATAATAGATAGGGGTTGTTTCACATACAATTTTAGGCATTGTGGTGGTTTAAAAGAAATCATACTGTCATACAATTTTTCCATGATTGACAGTGTATGTTAGTCATACTAATTAATTGTTCTATCCAGCTCCTCGTGGCACTGAAAGTTCGGTATCCTCAGCGAATTACTATTCTTAGAGGAAACCATGAAAGCCGTCAGGTTTGTGTTTTAAATCtttcaaaactataaattaCTTTCTGAACTGTAGTTATTTGTGAATGGCACATAAATTAGCTAGTCTTGGAGGCTTTGTATTTGTATGACAAATTGTTGTTTCTAAACATTTATGGCTGTGATTTGAAGACTTATATGGGTGGTTGATGTTTTCTTATCTGTTGAGCTAATTGTtcttttatcatcttttaatgcaGATTACTCAAGTATATGGATTTTATGATGAATGCCTTAGAAAGTGAGTTTTCAACACCTTCATTCATTGGTTCTATGGGGCAAAAATGAAGAATTTATAGTTTCTATGGAGCAAAAGTGAAAAACATGAGATGTTTCTATCTAGAGAAAGATCTGTTTGTGTAggatgtttttgttgtttcaattgAAGTTCATTTTGTTAAATACggatgttcaatttttttattagttttgccATGTTGGAGTCACTAAAATTTCCTTTTAGATAGAAGCTGacagaaatttatttttccttcccCCTGCAATATGCTCTTTTGGAATTCCAACGTAGTTTCTTGTTACTTTAATATGCTGAACTGGAGTTCTGGGATGAGCATATGAATTTTTCTGTTGATTTGGTGTCATGTAACTTTTTGCTTTgtgatttttagttttactGTTAGAGAGATCTTTAGTTTTAGATATTAATGGATGTGGCAGCATGATGTCTGGTTGTATTAGTACCAGTGATGTAATAGTAGttgaatgatataaaatacCATGCTGATGTACAATGTCCTATGTTCTTGTTAACATAACATAGGTAATGAATAAGTAATTCTGCCCTGTTTTTGtcccaaaaaataaagaatatattcTATTAAATGAGGAAATTTTGATCTAAAGTAAAAGTGAGAGAACAAAATAAGGATATTTGGTTTCTAGCTTTTAATATGATTCcttgtttattattaatttgcaGGTATGGTAATGCTAATGTTTGGAAGACCTTTACAGacctttttgatttttttccatTGACTGCATTGGTTAGTGTCTTTTCCCTGTGtagttttgtgttttgtttgtgATTTGAAGCATATCTCATTCACACGTCAGTTATTATGTAAATTGAAATTTAGAATTGGGGGGAATTTCTGGATCACATTACATTCTCATTTTGCAATATCAGTATTTCCTTTTTTCAAGGCTCAGAACTCTGGTGTCCATTTCTTTTACATGTGACTTATCTTTAAACATGACATGTGACTGTTTCCTCAATAACTTAAAATCAAAACTATGCTATCCCTCTTTATATACTATGTCTTACGACTTATCTGAGGTGTACCCATTTCACGGAAGATAAACTAGCCTAAATTTGTGttaaattgagaaaataaaatgtatgaaCTTTCAAGGAAGTAGATTGTGATAATAGACTAATATATAAAGGGGTAAGTTTTAACAAATACATGTCTAGATATGGAAGTTTTCaagcattttcttttaaaagatttttgttattttcaaaaatagacATGATTGTCTTGTAATTTCACTCAACAGACTTATCTAGTTTTTGTCTTTTGTGACTAGTTCAATTAAGATAATAAACATGAAAGTTGTTCAACAGTCAATCTAACATGTTTTAGAGCGCATGATAAAGACAACTTAGAAATTGttggttaaaattttatttagatgCTTTTGATCATTCAGCTAGTAATTTAATATAGTCCATTCCAGGTTGAATCAGAAATATTCTGTTTGCATGGTGGACTGTCGCCTTCAATTGAGACCCTTGATAACATAAGGAACTTTGATCGTGTTCAAGAGGTTCCTCATGAAGGCCCCATGTGTGATCTATTGTGGTCTGACCCAGATGACAGATGTGGCTGGGGAATTTCTCCTCGTGGTGCTGGATATACTTTTGGCCAGGTAAACATAGCTTTAATTTCTTGACTCTACATTATTGAATGTAATTTTGAAGCATTGAGAGATCCATTACcgtttttgtattattattttgattttttattccaGTTGACATTATTTCTTTCAGGATATATCTGAACAATTCAATCACACAAACAGCCTTAAGTTGATTGCTAGAGCTCATCAGCTTGTTATGGATGGATTTAACTGGGCTCATGTAATTGTTGTTATGGATTCTCTTCCATTTGCTCTCTTTAGAATTATAGGTGTAACATTTTAGATATGTGCATTGTTTTTGTTGAAACAGGAACAAAAGGTGGTTACCATTTTTAGTGCACCTAACTACTGTTACCGATGTGGGAACATGGCTTCCATATTGGAGGTTGATGATTGCAAGGGCCACACATTTATCCAGGTCTTTTTCTGTCATtcaaaatacaatttacttggTGAAATTATGTTAACTTTAGTCTTGACCCCTGGATTATCTCTGAATAAGTTTGAAATATTTCTTGCAGTTTGAACCTGCTCCTAGGAGAGGAGAACCTGATGTCACTCGTAGAACGCCTGATTACTTCTTATAATGTAGCTGTTGAATGTCATACTGTTATATCATGGTTACCTCTACTGCACTAATTTTAGGTAGTAGCGCATCCTCATCACGAGATTGCCGTAAACATTTAAATCCATGGATATACGTGTTCCGTGCTTTTGGGGTTGTCCAAAGACTGCTTTGATGCATAATAGGCAGGTAACATTCCACTGATCTGTTACACTCTGAGGAATTGCTGGACACCTTGTCTGGAGAAGTCGCCAAGATGATGTCAGAATACATATTGTTCCAGCAAAATGtggatattttttgtttgtttttcatcttttttgtcTCTTATGTTCAGTAAAACCCTTTTATGGCTTTACAAGCTATATgactggatttttttttttgtctcgtGGATGTTTTTGTCATGTTCTATCATTTTCAGTTAAAGTTGCATGATAATAGTGATTCATTTTTGTTCTTACGAATTATGTTCATCTTATCATTAACGCGTATCTAAAGTTAGCCTCCCTTTatcattatttgttattttttaatcattttatactttttttttattttttttgtgactaTCTTTCCATTCTTTCGTTGACAACGAAAAATTGTTTACATATGATTCCTGGCCTCCTACTCAAGTGAAGTCTTTTTCTCTCTTGGTATGTCTTTcgtttattatataaattaggtttaattatttatttaatctttatagttaattcatttaatctttataatttttaaatttatctattttagttaatatgtgaattttttaatctttaaaatttatattttaattcccaAAAGGTCTTTACTATTAAAATTCTTTAGTTAAtggagttaaaaaaatttaacatatgaatcttttgaaaattaaaatataaattttaaaattaaaagtttcacttattaaattttagggattaaaaaatacatttattaacTATAGACTaaaaactataaggactaagtaattaaacctataaattaaaattaaataattgcaTATATAGCTGGATATGTTGCGGGTATATTATGTTTATAACCCAACtcgtcaaaaaataaaagaaaactgtACTTGCTCGCTATCTGGTTTCTATCACTAGTTGCATCAGAAAACGTTATTGGAAAGATGGAGGGCAAAATTGCAAAATTAAAGTTATTGACGTGAAATAGGAATAAGGCCTTTCTCTAGTTGCTACGACACAGGCATGAAATGTTGCAGAAAATTAATCTTGAGGCGAATTAATGCGTGAACATGATCTTTATATTTTGTGGTTCGCAAAGATTGAGAAACATTTTATGGGTTTACAAGGGATTCTCACGTTAAAATTTCATCGCGTGTAAATGATCTACACTTATATGTTCTGATGGATAATTTTGACTGGATATGACCGATATCGGATTATCTCCGGCtgtacaaaattttcaaaaaatttaagcaTATCATCACAAGCTCATGTATGAAAAAAGAGACGGCACTAGGTCAACTACAGACCACGCAAGCCCTGCATACTGAACAAATCTAATTCCGGTATCAACATCGAATGCCTTATGCTGGGAAAGGAGCTTTTGCAGGTAACCTTGTTTAAGCTTATCAGACTTTTTCCCCGTCACAGATCCATTCAATGTAGGTATATAGCCAGTTGATTTTATTGGGATGCCCAAGGTATTCGCTACCACAGGAATGGTCCATTTTGCGAGAGCCTTACTGCAGAATTTCACAATTAGAATTGTAGGTATGCCCAATAGCATCCTTCCTAGAAATACAGGTATAGTCAGCTCTGACGAGAACAAACGAGGAACGTTGGCATGGTGAAATTGATGGTATGTTTGTTGAACACCAGAGACCTGAACACAAGAGCAttgaattaatattaatattaatatacaagTACAAAACAACGTTAGGgacatacaaaattaaaatattgaattcTTCCTTGTCTTCAACAACAATGTAATTTGCCTATGCTTAAATAACTAGAGTAGTGAAGGCCTGCCTAATTCTGCATTGGGGCAGGCACCACCTGAATTTGTGTTTATAAATGTTCCATCCATTTCATATTATGTCCGTAGGAATAACAAGGAAAGAAGAATTTGAACTCTGAATAAACATACATGCCAAAATGTGAGAGAAAGATGGTATTCTAATTAGTAAATTGTAAAAGAGACAAATGtctatttaatttctttctgcATGACACATTGACACTCAACGTAGGGGCTTGGATACTAGTAAATCTTTTAACACAACTGCATTACTCTAAGTCTCTAACATTCTTTACTGCAGTTTTTTGTACCTTGAAAAAATTCCTAacagaataataaaaataaatgtaaaaggaATAGTAATTTAATCAACCAAGACATAGAACAGCTCTTCTCTGGCCCTTCCTGGCATGCTCAGTTAATATCGGAGGACTACCAAAACAAATCCTAGGGGAGTACTTGATTCTAACATCTCCAAATAGTTCTATTACAACTGCAGCATACAGCTACATTTCAAACACTGCCTGATAGGAAACCCAGAAGAATACTTCTAGAAATGAGTTTTATTCAACTGAAAGAGGAACTCAAAGCTCTtacaggaagaagaaaaaactcacACCAGTCCCAGAGCTGAAGCTCTAAGAGATAGCTCTCTGCCCAAACTAACACCACAATTCTCTCCTTCCCCATTCTGGTCCCCTTTCACTCCCTAAAAACTGGTAGAATTCCTAACTGTTGACTCAGACTAACCACTTGCCAACACTGGTAAATGGTTACTAGCTGACTGTCCTTCCTCTCCTTGAATAAACTAGCTAAGTATTGTGCCCAATAGGATCATGGTCCAGAACCTGATCAGCTTGAGCTTGAGGGCTTACTCAGCATTTGAACTCAAAATTCTGAATTCTAGGCAGTTTGACATTTTTCCCTTAGCATATCAAAAACTGCAATTGACTCTATTCTACAGCTACTCtgcataaatttatataaagcaTATTCACCTAAACATTAGTACTATATGCAACAAGGCCAAGAATGCTAGTTTTAAACTAGTTAAAGTGCATACAAATCCAACTCAGTGAAGTCAACATTCAAGC is a genomic window containing:
- the LOC100807329 gene encoding serine/threonine-protein phosphatase PP2A catalytic subunit — translated: MGANSMLAEFSHDLDDQISQLMQCKPLSEQQVRGLCEKAKEILTDESNVQPVKSPVTICGDIHGQFHDLAELFRIGGKCPDTNYLFMGDYVDRGYYSVETVSLLVALKVRYPQRITILRGNHESRQITQVYGFYDECLRKYGNANVWKTFTDLFDFFPLTALVESEIFCLHGGLSPSIETLDNIRNFDRVQEVPHEGPMCDLLWSDPDDRCGWGISPRGAGYTFGQDISEQFNHTNSLKLIARAHQLVMDGFNWAHEQKVVTIFSAPNYCYRCGNMASILEVDDCKGHTFIQFEPAPRRGEPDVTRRTPDYFL